The following coding sequences lie in one Sphingobium sp. KCTC 72723 genomic window:
- a CDS encoding MFS transporter: MSSIDGAPQVGTSTIADGSQPTTGLPVSRRFWAALSMWSAIFLTIMDVSIANVALPFISKGLALTAAKSVWAVNAYQIAIVMALLPMAKAAEILGYKKVYLGGLLLFMLAAVGSINASSLAVLASSRFVQGIGAAAVMVASGALVRTIYPPALVPRGIGYNTIAVSIASAAGPAVGALVLSIAGWHAIFAVGLPFGLLALALGFWAIPSTGSQKKPFDYRSALLCCAGFAAIFLFLNDLAQDSVSRWTLLSIGVAIPAIWFLGKRTTANQDSMVPLDLLKLDSLRAAYAMSATAYAVMMLITLSFPFILQQRFHFKPETIGLFMVPLPLGIVIAAFVSGRLVSRYPSAWLCASGLIVLTGGAIWLSLLQPGVSALLIVAAAAICGIGFGIFQVPNNHSMIAIAPHARAGAASAMLSLSRLIGQTLGAIVAALLFRRFGAQSDAPIIAAALIALAVASATLLRKDLSRSAMVE; encoded by the coding sequence ATGAGCTCGATCGATGGAGCGCCCCAAGTCGGGACGTCAACTATTGCGGACGGATCCCAACCGACAACCGGGCTTCCAGTTTCTCGTCGGTTCTGGGCGGCACTCTCGATGTGGAGTGCCATATTTCTTACCATTATGGACGTATCAATTGCTAACGTAGCGCTGCCTTTCATCTCGAAAGGTTTGGCCCTAACTGCGGCAAAATCGGTATGGGCAGTCAACGCCTATCAGATCGCCATAGTGATGGCCCTTTTGCCGATGGCAAAGGCCGCTGAAATCCTTGGCTACAAGAAAGTCTATCTGGGCGGCCTCTTGCTTTTCATGCTTGCAGCCGTTGGCAGTATCAACGCAAGCAGTTTGGCAGTTCTCGCGTCGTCGCGCTTTGTGCAAGGTATCGGTGCCGCGGCAGTAATGGTGGCCAGCGGGGCATTGGTTCGGACAATCTACCCTCCCGCATTGGTCCCGCGCGGCATAGGATACAATACCATCGCCGTTTCGATTGCTTCGGCCGCCGGACCGGCGGTCGGTGCGCTCGTCCTTTCGATTGCGGGATGGCACGCCATTTTTGCAGTGGGGCTTCCGTTCGGCTTGCTCGCGCTTGCACTCGGATTCTGGGCAATCCCTTCGACCGGGTCGCAGAAGAAGCCATTCGATTATCGTTCGGCCTTGTTGTGCTGTGCGGGCTTCGCGGCAATATTCCTCTTCCTCAATGATCTGGCCCAAGATTCCGTTTCTCGGTGGACATTGCTTTCAATCGGCGTCGCGATTCCGGCCATATGGTTCCTCGGTAAACGCACAACAGCCAACCAGGACTCGATGGTACCGCTCGATTTGCTGAAGCTGGACTCACTGCGCGCAGCTTATGCTATGTCTGCAACAGCCTATGCTGTCATGATGCTGATCACATTGTCATTCCCCTTCATTCTGCAACAACGGTTTCACTTCAAACCTGAGACTATCGGCCTTTTCATGGTGCCACTGCCGCTCGGCATCGTGATTGCAGCGTTCGTTTCCGGGCGTCTGGTCAGTCGCTATCCATCAGCCTGGCTGTGCGCTTCGGGGTTGATCGTCCTAACCGGTGGCGCAATTTGGCTGTCATTGCTGCAACCGGGCGTTTCGGCTTTGCTGATCGTCGCAGCGGCAGCGATTTGCGGCATCGGCTTCGGCATTTTCCAGGTTCCCAACAACCATAGCATGATCGCTATTGCTCCACACGCCCGCGCTGGAGCGGCTTCGGCAATGCTCTCGTTGTCACGGCTGATCGGTCAAACGCTAGGGGCCATCGTGGCCGCATTGCTGTTTCGCAGATTTGGCGCACAGAGTGATGCGC
- a CDS encoding aromatic-ring-hydroxylating dioxygenase subunit beta codes for MSGKQTLAGLDVQSAIEMHYRSEVRMLQNGQYREWLADMVAEDIHYWMPIYEQRLIRDRRPDPTPDDAAIYNDDYGELKQRVERLYTGTVWMEDPPSKIRYMVGNVEAFDAGDGEFEVYSNVVVYRNRRQLEVTVHTLGREDKLRRVGDGFQVFRRKLLIDARVTQDKNLYFFC; via the coding sequence ATGTCGGGGAAACAGACCTTAGCGGGATTGGATGTCCAATCCGCGATCGAAATGCATTATCGTAGCGAAGTCCGGATGCTGCAGAACGGGCAATACCGAGAATGGTTAGCGGACATGGTCGCCGAAGACATCCATTACTGGATGCCGATTTATGAACAACGCCTGATCCGCGACCGTCGCCCCGACCCGACACCCGACGATGCTGCAATTTATAATGACGATTATGGCGAGCTCAAGCAACGCGTAGAGCGGCTTTATACCGGCACCGTATGGATGGAGGATCCGCCGTCCAAGATCCGGTACATGGTCGGCAACGTCGAAGCTTTCGATGCAGGCGATGGAGAGTTCGAAGTTTATTCAAACGTGGTCGTCTATCGCAACCGCCGCCAACTTGAAGTGACCGTTCATACGCTGGGGCGTGAGGATAAGCTGCGCCGGGTTGGTGATGGCTTCCAGGTGTTCCGGCGCAAGCTGCTGATCGATGCGCGAGTGACGCAAGACAAGAACCTGTACTTTTTCTGCTAG
- a CDS encoding NAD(P)-dependent alcohol dehydrogenase encodes MQASAAIIESQGGKFILDTVDIEDPRDGEVLVKIAAAGMCHTDLSVRDQYMPTPLPAVLGHEGAGVVEKVGRGVTAVKPGDKVVLSFSYCGTCPSCMKGHQAYCPSLFPLNFLGRRLDGSTPIRRNGEEVNACFFGQSSFATYSIANESNCVKVSDSSPIELLGPLGCGIQTGAGTVFNALQPPPGSSIAIFGVGSVGLSAVMAAKSSGCLKIIAVDRNPTRLKLARELGATDIIDATNTNAQETIIGLTGGGADYAIDTTAIPQVLRSAVDSTHTMGETAVVGGARLGTEFSLDMNNMLFGRKLRGVVEGSSTPQVFIPQLIAMREAGLFPFERLCSFYDFDQINQAVEDTEISGNAIKAILKM; translated from the coding sequence ATGCAAGCTTCTGCTGCGATCATTGAAAGCCAGGGCGGGAAATTTATCCTTGATACGGTCGATATTGAAGATCCCCGCGATGGGGAAGTGCTTGTCAAGATCGCTGCAGCCGGGATGTGCCACACCGATCTGAGCGTTCGCGACCAGTACATGCCAACGCCACTTCCTGCCGTGCTGGGGCATGAAGGAGCGGGCGTAGTCGAAAAGGTCGGGCGCGGTGTCACCGCAGTCAAGCCGGGCGACAAAGTCGTGCTGTCATTCAGCTATTGTGGAACCTGCCCGTCTTGCATGAAGGGACACCAGGCCTATTGCCCGAGCCTTTTCCCGCTCAATTTCTTGGGCCGGAGGCTGGACGGATCGACCCCGATCCGCCGCAACGGAGAAGAGGTGAATGCGTGCTTCTTCGGCCAGTCCTCATTCGCGACCTACTCGATCGCTAACGAAAGCAACTGCGTCAAAGTTTCCGACTCCTCGCCGATTGAGCTTCTCGGCCCGTTGGGCTGTGGAATTCAGACCGGCGCAGGCACCGTCTTCAATGCGCTGCAGCCTCCCCCAGGCTCGTCGATCGCGATCTTCGGCGTCGGCTCGGTTGGACTCAGCGCGGTGATGGCTGCGAAGTCTTCCGGCTGTCTCAAGATTATCGCAGTCGATCGCAATCCCACGCGTCTGAAGCTGGCCCGTGAGCTTGGTGCGACCGATATTATCGACGCAACGAACACCAATGCCCAGGAAACGATCATTGGCTTGACGGGCGGCGGCGCGGACTATGCGATCGATACCACCGCCATTCCGCAGGTTCTGCGAAGCGCGGTAGACAGTACCCATACCATGGGAGAAACCGCTGTGGTCGGTGGGGCAAGGCTCGGCACCGAATTTTCTCTCGACATGAACAACATGCTGTTCGGCCGCAAACTGCGCGGCGTGGTCGAAGGTTCCAGCACTCCGCAGGTCTTCATTCCGCAATTGATTGCGATGCGCGAAGCCGGCCTGTTCCCGTTCGAACGGCTCTGCTCGTTCTACGACTTCGACCAGATCAATCAGGCTGTCGAGGATACGGAAATTTCCGGTAACGCAATCAAGGCCATTCTCAAGATGTAA
- a CDS encoding aromatic ring-hydroxylating oxygenase subunit alpha yields MLGIPNLVDNVASNQSREIFWDKDVYNLELERIFARSWLFLGHESLLPKPGDFITTYMAEDKVILSHQQDGSFRAFINSCTHRGNQICHADSGNAKAFVCNYHGWVYGQDGSLVDVPLETRCYHGQLDKAKLGAKHIRVETYKGFIFGCGDADAPSLEEYLGEFRWYLDTIWEGAGGGLELLGPPMKSILACNWKVPAENFVGDGYHVGWTHAGALMQVGGELAGLAGNRADMPFEKLGFQFTTRHGHGFGVINNAAPAIHVKRDGWAKYLADTRAEVGRKFGPEREELYVGHWNCSLFPSCSFLYGTNTFKVWHPRGPHEIEVWTYTMVPRDADAETKSMIQREATRSFGTAGTLESDDGENMSSSTFVNRGTITRNGRISSSMGVGFEGPHPVFPGIVGSSFIGETSHRGFYRFWKEMLDAPDWKAVKANDDTWDSMFTNRNYWNDKVDAAE; encoded by the coding sequence ATGCTTGGAATCCCCAACCTTGTCGACAATGTCGCATCTAATCAGTCGCGCGAGATTTTCTGGGATAAAGACGTATACAACCTTGAGTTGGAGCGTATTTTTGCTCGCTCGTGGCTGTTTCTGGGGCACGAGTCGCTCCTTCCCAAGCCCGGCGATTTCATCACCACCTATATGGCTGAAGACAAGGTCATCCTGTCGCATCAGCAAGATGGCTCGTTCCGGGCGTTCATCAATTCGTGTACGCACCGGGGCAACCAGATTTGCCATGCCGATAGCGGCAATGCCAAGGCGTTCGTCTGCAACTACCACGGCTGGGTTTACGGTCAGGACGGCAGTCTGGTTGATGTCCCGCTCGAAACGCGGTGCTATCATGGCCAGCTCGACAAGGCGAAGCTGGGTGCCAAGCACATTCGGGTAGAGACGTACAAAGGCTTCATTTTCGGCTGCGGCGATGCCGACGCGCCAAGTCTGGAGGAATATCTGGGCGAGTTCCGTTGGTACCTCGATACGATCTGGGAAGGTGCCGGTGGCGGGCTGGAGCTACTGGGCCCGCCGATGAAGAGCATTCTGGCCTGCAATTGGAAGGTGCCGGCAGAGAATTTCGTAGGCGATGGCTACCATGTCGGCTGGACCCACGCCGGCGCCTTGATGCAGGTCGGCGGCGAACTTGCGGGACTGGCGGGTAACCGCGCAGACATGCCCTTCGAAAAACTCGGCTTTCAGTTCACGACCCGGCACGGGCATGGCTTCGGAGTGATCAACAACGCCGCCCCGGCGATCCACGTCAAGCGCGATGGCTGGGCAAAATACCTTGCCGACACCCGCGCTGAAGTTGGCCGAAAGTTCGGACCGGAGCGTGAAGAACTTTATGTTGGCCACTGGAACTGCTCGCTCTTCCCGAGCTGCTCGTTTCTTTACGGAACCAATACGTTCAAGGTCTGGCATCCGCGTGGCCCGCACGAGATTGAAGTGTGGACCTACACGATGGTGCCGCGTGACGCCGACGCGGAAACGAAGAGCATGATCCAGCGCGAAGCCACCCGGAGTTTCGGCACTGCCGGAACGCTGGAAAGCGACGATGGCGAGAACATGTCGTCGTCCACCTTTGTCAACCGCGGAACCATCACCCGTAACGGTCGGATCAGCTCAAGCATGGGTGTCGGCTTCGAAGGTCCACATCCGGTTTTTCCGGGGATTGTTGGATCCAGCTTCATCGGCGAAACATCCCATCGCGGCTTCTATCGATTCTGGAAGGAAATGCTGGATGCGCCCGATTGGAAAGCGGTGAAGGCAAACGACGACACCTGGGATTCGATGTTCACCAATCGTAATTACTGGAACGACAAAGTCGACGCAGCCGAGTAA